TGAGAAAGTCTAGAATACCCCCCCACTATTCCATTTATGTTCAAGAAAAGCTTTTTGGTTAATTAAAGAGTTTTTTACTTGAGATGGTTGGGGGTTTCTTTATACAATTATActccttctaaaaaaataattaaataaatgatttGATCAAATAATGAGGAGAGAAGGACAAGTTGACAGCTccaatggaaaaaataaaacctcttTGGTCGGGTAATTATACAGAAACATAAGATTAAATTACTGTGAATAATTGTctaatcaaattaaataatgTGTTCGGATCTATTATGCGTATGAAAGGTTGTACCTACAGACTCACTCCCTTCCCACAACTTTCAgctctcaactctctctctgtctctctcttgcTTTTGATTTCGATCTCTGTTTCTTTATGCTCTTTGGTTAAGCTAAACTATCAGCCAAAAAGTTTCTATTTTGGATCAGAGAGAGAACCTGTTGTTTTTATTAGAATTACCTCTGTTTTATGCATGGCAGCTGTAATTGTCTGATGTTTATTTCAAATCAGCCTATGTGCAAAGCTTTCAAATACCAAGTTTTGTTCTTTCAGTATTTCGCTTCTGGTTTCTAACTTCTGAGGCTTTTCTGGGCTTTGTTTATTAATGCTCTCTGCTTTTCAAGTATAAATGAATTTCTTTTGCTTGCGTGTTCACTCTGTCTACTCTgttttcccttcttttattcTACTTTATTGAACCTATATATATTCAGCTATATattctttccttattttttgGTGATTATTCCCTTGTTTCACTGAAAACTTTCTTGAGTCCTAAGAAATATAGCCTTCCTAATATAGAGGCAGTGTTTAAGTTTAACCTGACTTTGCTGAGTAAAACCGACTTTGGTTTGGTTTCAATCCCATGTGTTAAAGCCAGctattttctataaattctATCTCAAATCATAAACGCCATATAGTTTTTTACGACTATATTAGTAAAGGGATTATGGGGTTGTTGAAAGTTGTGGACTTTGCTGGTCTTTTAGTTGCCATGTTGTTGTTATTTACTGTGCTTTTGATGGGTTCAGTGAGTGGAATTGGTGTTAACTGGGGGACACAGGCAACGCACCCTTTGCCGCCTGCAATTGTGGTGAAGATGCTAAGGGACAATGGGATTCAACAGGTTAAGCTTTTTGATGCTGATTCCACAACTTTGAATGCACTGAAAAATTCAGGGATTCAAGTCATGGTGGGTATTCCTAATGACATGCTTTATACTTTGGCTAATAGTGTTCAAGCAGCTGAGAAATGGGTTGCTAAGAATGTGTCAGCACATATCTCTTCCAATGGTGTAGACATCAGGtaaatcctctctctcttcatcttttTGCCATTACTATGCTTTTCTTTGCAAGTATTTATTCAAGTGATACCTTGCAATCATGTTAACTCTTACGATAGATGTTCAATTAGTTAACTTATTCACTTAAATTGTATTCGTGTATGCACTTGACAAAGTTGTTATTCTTACGGTTTTATTAGTTAGGGAAAAACTTAGATATAGTTCCTTTGACATTGTATCGTAGgttctccaattaaatttaaccgCATGTTTGTATTGATTAATGCAGCGAAAACGGTATTGTCTTTTCAAGGACAATTAAATGCAACCTTGTGGAATTGGGAGTGAATTACATTGAGCATAACTGTGTGTGACAGCTGCAAGACAATGAATCTTATCACCATTTTTAATAGTATTTGCATAATTTTTCTACTTATTGGGGTGACAAAATGTTTGGAAGGGGTTTTAAAGAATCAGCACCACACAACAAGttcattaaaaatttcagaattcCTATTGTAgaagaaattgtgattgatttacaaaaaatatatcacaaaTTTAACAAGAGCTGCTTGCTGTGGTCAGATTGCAACACTTGTGTCTGTAAACACAGGGATAAAAACTTCAATGGGATAAAGACTTCATTCTGTATAGGTCTACTTGTGTCCTAGTTTTCCTGAAACCAAACAAACATTTGAGATTGACTTGCACACTTCACCACAGACatttataaacaataataaactTATAGAATGAAGCACATAGTTCTCGAGATCTACTGGGTCTTACAACTACTAGTAAATCCTTATACTCTTTAAGGTTCCCACTAGATAGAGTTTATTCAGCCTCATTTTATAATGCTTGTAAATTATCCTGCATAGCAAGTTATATAACATTTTCATGTTTAATAATGCGTAATACAGGTGCACTGAATGTTTCctatcaaaacaaaactaggTATATTTTACAAAGGTACTAcctttctaaataaataaaataacttgtacaaagtttctttttatttgcaTGTGCCAGTAGCCTAGTGTGATTATTTCATCTAAATTAGTTTCTCTTTAACTCCCATGTCTCCCATTTgctagttatttattttatagctTTGACCTTGAATATGACATACAATCATCTATAGGTATTGGCATCAAATCAAATGGAGTGCcactttttgtttaaaaaatatttatgtatcTTTATTTTGCATCTCAACAGCCTGACACTACTGGAGTCTTCTTGTGGCTCCATTTTAAGAGACCTTAATAAAAATGACCTAAATAAGCTAATACTATTTGCAATTACCCCCTCTCCTTATCTTACTTATCCTCCCCCACTTATATCTCTGAACATCTTTTGATGGCTAAACATTGGTTACAATCCTGGAGGATATTTGAAATATTTCTCGAACAGCATGCTATTCCTATAGTGCAATCTATCCAACCTTGGATTTCCTGCAATCTGAAGATATTTTATCTCCTTTTAATCGCTATATTGAGCCTGTCCCTTCAGAGCCTATATTCTTTTTGCTTTCAAGTTGCTTGGTGTTGCATTGGGAAAGTATCTGTACAATATTTCAGTTAATTGCTGCCTTCATAttgttttgctttctcaatCAGTGAACAAACAACATTGTGATAAGGATAACCCAACATTGTTCTTACACAGACATGAATAAAGAgctatataatttattttgtaatgattTGTATTGCCAGTTTTGGTATATATTCAAACCAACTCGTATTTGCTACTTAGCTATTTAAATTATTCTGTAATGATGAGATTTCCATTGCTTGATTATAACCTGGTTTCCGTGATATAAGATATCATAAAGCAAATGCTCTCCTTTTCCAATCAATAGTAAGAATATATACCTGAGTTTACATCACATCTCAATGTTCTGCAACTTTAGTATTCCTTTTGCCTAATGTAGTAGATAAAATAAAGCCCAGATAGATATTTTTATGCTCTgcagttttttagaaaataaaattttggataaaaGCATTTGTTTTAAGAATAGGATTTGCAGACATACATTCCTATATATCATTTACCAAACTGTAAAAGATCAAGAAAGGTTGAAGGCAAACTATTTCTGGTCATTTTTGGTTCTTATATGAGCTTGTCTAGTTTCTTTGAATATTCAGTTTATGTTTGTCTGTTAAATTTACCTTTTCAATTTCATACATTCTCTGCAAGGTATGTTGCAGTTGGGAATGAACCATTCTTGACAACGTATAACGGAAGCTTTGAAGCGATTACTCTCCCCGCTCTTCAAAATATCCAGTCAGCACTTACAAAAGCCGGTTTGAGCAGTCAGGTTAAAGTCACTGTCCCCCTAAATGCTGATGTATACGAGAGTCCAAATACTTTGCCTTCTTCTGGTAACTTCCGTGCAAACATCCAGGCCCTCATGGTGCAAATTGTTCAGTTCTTGAATGCTAATGGAGCTCCTTTTACTGTCAACATCTACCCCTTTATCAGCCTTTATGATGACCCCAGTTTCCCCCCTGACTACGCCTTCTTTAATGGCTATTCATCTCCCTTAAATGATAATGGAAGAATCTATCAGGACATGTTTAGCGCAAACTATGATACCCTTGTATGGGCCTTACAGACTAATGGCTATGGAAACATGTCCATAATTGTTGGAGAAATCGGGTGGCCTACTGATGGagatataaatgcaaacttaCAGAATGCTCAGAGGTTCAGCCAAGGTTTCATGTCTCGCTATCTGGCAGGGCAGGGGACCCCAATGAGATCTGGTCCCTTGGATGCTTACTTATTCAGCCTTATAGATGAAGATGCCAAAAGTATTCAGCCAGGTAATTTTGAACGGCATTGGGGGATGTTTTACATTGATGGAACACCCAAATACCAGCTAAGCATTACAGCAAACTCGAACGGTTTGGTAGCAGCAAGTAATGTACCATATCTGGCTCAACAATGGTGTGTTATGTCACCCTCAGCTAGTCTTGATGATCCACAAGTCGGACCAACTGTCAGCTATGCTTGTGCAAATGCTGATTGCACTAGTCTTGGATATGGGACTTCATGTGGAAGTTTGGATGCTAGGGGGAATATCTCCTATGCATTTAACAGTTACTATCAGATACAAAATCAGCTTGCAAGTGCTTGTCGGTTCTCAAACCTTTCAGTTGTCACAACTACAGACCCATCAACTGGAGATTGCAAATTTAGGATCATGATCAATGTGCCTACAGCACTGCAGAGTACTAGTAGTAGTGTTGGATCACTTAAACAACCTGTTGGTTTATTGCTGTTTTTATCTTTGTTAATCCTTTCAATTCTGTGATTTTGCTGCTAAGGTATATTACTTGCTTCATATTTTTGCTTGTATATGTAGACAATATATCAAATATTAAACTTTCATAACTTAATGGTTAGGGAGGTGGATTTTCACATACAGAGACACAAAACTGCTTTTGATAATTGTCAACCAGATTGGATACATGTGAGCTATGTGATATATATCTGTCTCTCTATGTGTGTGCGCGCACAAGTGTGCATGCACGTGTGCGTGTGCATGTGCATGTGCGTGCGTGCAGGATAGATGGTTTTCCGACCCTTTTCAAGCAAGGCAATTACTTTGTTTTCATGGACAAATGGCTTAAATATGTCTCATTTTAATTTAGTCATTTTTGCTTCTGTTCACTGAGGTTCAAAGGAATTTGTCATATATTTGAGAAACTGCAAGTGAAGACGTTTACATTTTTCAGTCGGGAAGGAAAGCAAGGGAAGGAAAAACAATTGTAGTGGAGAgaagcgtttttttttttaaatgttttcaaTAAAAGTGACTTGTTTTTCGCATAGCGGTTAGGCGGCCTAAGTCTAAGGtctcatctctctaaaattgtaaaaaaaaaaaaaaaaaaaaaaaaaaaaaaaaaaattccaaaattataaaattctaattgattaattaatcaaatgaataaaaatataagtGGGTTTTGCTTTGCTTCCTTCATCTCCTAagagtcttctttttttaattattaaaaaataaaaaaactatcttCAAAAAGTCCTTTAAAATATTGAACCTAGAAATTCAATCCAAAGTGTCGTAGGTAAGATTATAATCGATCAGTTTTTTTAATGCAATTGCATTTTAATGAGTTAAAGAAATATTTACTAATTTACTTTTGTTGCTTCTCAATGAAGTGAGACCCaatatttcctttttaatgTAGGCTATTAACAAAAGCCAAAAAAGAATGTTATAAGTGTACCGAATAATCAttgataattaattttcctaacAACTTTTGTCTTAAAGTCCTAACAACTTGTAAAATAGATgttaataaacataaataaataatttagcaattttacatctcaaaaaaaggaaaaaaaaaaaaattaatagtgtaaggacacgattttgtaacgaaccgtacagtattgggttcgcacgtaaaaaggcccaaacaatatcatttgtagagcgtgggtttgaaaggctagaccttggtcaccaggcggtgggtttttcgtggtgttcatgcatggttaagtttctttcacccctggagtctttctcctggaggtgggctgggaggctctggtttttggccatttttctcaGCCCTGTctctagattacttacttttccttttatattagcctgcgttcactgtccttcgtccacgtgtaagatcaacctttccaagactgatatttatcccatcagcccatacccaaagtcgttgggggtggttgtaaaagtcgaAGAATAcgactctgtcaggtgcagagtattgaatggcagtaagggcagctttccctagatattttagattttctttcaagcttagtcctataccgtttttgcccctctttccggtgggactttgggtctgccgaggactgaactgtcctcggctgtatcccaagactatcttgtgctttatattatcgaacttgggccatagccctcctcagCTTGAGCCTTTGGGCTCCCCACGGGTAAATGGGTCTGGcctataaattatttgggccctacaataacccctcaaaaccctgctgtccaacctcttggttggaaaggggggttttggtaataccgagcctttattatggctcatttaattcGGTCTTTCACTAATGCTAGCGATTCtccatctgcccaggaaatgtaccggtctactagacattcttttgattttactctTGGTGCGTTCtcgccgtttggttatccaaaacgcgcctttaatgacttctatttacgagacttatttaaattcggcggtttgtttgacgaggtggggaagtggaacggatacATCTTTGTTtacagattcttttggaaacctggacgaatttaataccttccgttttgcccttcctataagaagacaagtaggaggctatcgctctcatacagagaccctttttatctttctgagatctgaaatccttagcctcccttagcgtttactttacccactagttatacactaaatcataatacgttcaccataacaacgagtaatgaaggaaccacaccccccccccccgtAAACACCACGTTCCAATAAAGTTCgtaatggctcgatcagggcagggatggcaaagactcaaaatctatctcaccttcctttcagccaaaatccgaagcagggactcgtcacgtcaaactttcggcgtgactgagtcgaggacacccatcatcagtaccaatcgctctctcatgagcatacctaacatgacaccagtgtgttaggagtcaggactgaggcagggaccaagtgcccctgcttcttcctctcttcgttcactggtgcctccttttgcctctctttctttttcttcattcatctcctccatcttcttctaaagaaggttcttctctcaatatgggcgccactgaggcagagtttggaaggacttcggagacgagtttaaaaagatgtCTGGCTGTTTATTTATCtgtattgttgttgttgttgttttttttttttttttttattgttttgacaatccaccttttgtatatgcttgtttaagcccctctttgtacgttgtaatacatctttatattaatgaaaattgttatcactttatttcacatattctatttctatatttccgaaatgataacgcaatgaatagacatacaatcttgtgaattttttttacttttaaactctggccgacgtctaggaccaaagtcccagttaatagaaagatcttgctctgtgcttataaaaacaatccggcttaataatactgaatcaaacaaatgatacttagggctgaaactcccattaggcaggaaaagaaaggacattataatGGGTATACTGAGTTGGCCTAGCAccataccgccgaccttagagtacaatacttggggccaTAATCCCTTATCCAGGAGAAAGGCGCTATTATGTATTTacaagtgctgttcggcacagtaatatagcatttgaattgCTGACGCCTAGGGCCAAAATATTTGCTAAGAAAgagatatcaccataactttaatagagttgtttagcacaacaatgccgacctgtgaaaaacgatacttaccccgaaactagccgagatgataACTGAATGCtcgatgcggtgtaggaagtaaccatctgaagac
The sequence above is drawn from the Quercus lobata isolate SW786 chromosome 12, ValleyOak3.0 Primary Assembly, whole genome shotgun sequence genome and encodes:
- the LOC115972165 gene encoding glucan endo-1,3-beta-glucosidase 5 isoform X1, which produces MGLLKVVDFAGLLVAMLLLFTVLLMGSVSGIGVNWGTQATHPLPPAIVVKMLRDNGIQQVKLFDADSTTLNALKNSGIQVMVGIPNDMLYTLANSVQAAEKWVAKNVSAHISSNGVDIRYVAVGNEPFLTTYNGSFEAITLPALQNIQSALTKAGLSSQVKVTVPLNADVYESPNTLPSSGNFRANIQALMVQIVQFLNANGAPFTVNIYPFISLYDDPSFPPDYAFFNGYSSPLNDNGRIYQDMFSANYDTLVWALQTNGYGNMSIIVGEIGWPTDGDINANLQNAQRFSQGFMSRYLAGQGTPMRSGPLDAYLFSLIDEDAKSIQPGNFERHWGMFYIDGTPKYQLSITANSNGLVAASNVPYLAQQWCVMSPSASLDDPQVGPTVSYACANADCTSLGYGTSCGSLDARGNISYAFNSYYQIQNQLASACRFSNLSVVTTTDPSTGDCKFRIMINVPTALQSTSSSVGSLKQPVGLLLFLSLLILSIL
- the LOC115972165 gene encoding glucan endo-1,3-beta-glucosidase 5 isoform X2, whose protein sequence is MGFNSVQAAEKWVAKNVSAHISSNGVDIRYVAVGNEPFLTTYNGSFEAITLPALQNIQSALTKAGLSSQVKVTVPLNADVYESPNTLPSSGNFRANIQALMVQIVQFLNANGAPFTVNIYPFISLYDDPSFPPDYAFFNGYSSPLNDNGRIYQDMFSANYDTLVWALQTNGYGNMSIIVGEIGWPTDGDINANLQNAQRFSQGFMSRYLAGQGTPMRSGPLDAYLFSLIDEDAKSIQPGNFERHWGMFYIDGTPKYQLSITANSNGLVAASNVPYLAQQWCVMSPSASLDDPQVGPTVSYACANADCTSLGYGTSCGSLDARGNISYAFNSYYQIQNQLASACRFSNLSVVTTTDPSTGDCKFRIMINVPTALQSTSSSVGSLKQPVGLLLFLSLLILSIL